A DNA window from Drosophila biarmipes strain raj3 chromosome 2R, RU_DBia_V1.1, whole genome shotgun sequence contains the following coding sequences:
- the LOC108022997 gene encoding uncharacterized protein LOC108022997 isoform X1, whose product MIVEKEHPLDNCQVFVQLRKCLHDYGQNAKSLKSLVYWSGNDEHIAQICDLVAGILTEHELVRQEPHAKRPDQLVTQPNGPVAMNHLRGLLVYLVLNTSNEAEPQWSSQVIHLCHQLPAIPQFLTIAIALRCGLQQPLEEFLACGPRWLTTQYFEAFNETLSHIHPDLLDALPLVFGVLKAAGRAIIHHNLPEENKRLLRQMASMLQRHLLDSNERLKTLPRAATRRIYLAQVMQQLLEVLLETLSNPKGRQKPKSFSIYSQMSVDISGSYSNDPMADLRLYGLILLDALQRILQLISVDTFMYWLEIPSKRLLYSYQELICSQTAELLKLVQQDEELGQHSVCKQMQSFAEAAKSFEDCLAELTLGELLNFLDGDLGDVTNEQLLAGLDNLFGRSIAFGNDECVETMGKHLQLLTAKHSGLILVFLSQVVEAKMEIPDEGISITEVKQEREHEDEENEQPMSVSGDEEEEDEYASLLNLVLRPLFQQLPVPDKIQLLQTRDELKVTDGFKFEAPDHQERRIRFFNRLDANKTFPLDEFLGLCYENAKQTWLDFARLAVTHPRFMLLFWRLACHSCPKHAAYNISGCAREILLDEQLLLKPNALRFLNSLYGHLQILNGLHMESSVLCVGLKDGACPYEKETLKQAQCNFLEACAAGLAKFSEPLNFTSLQLILRLLLGITVAEKQINVQGLRQLRKIKKEQAKSENGGDAPLVQEAKRYIEMHAFLPEWRQENWPLISQIMVAIDALRWDLTNFEQIRVDTLGLAVRYWSRGLSHLKILGEEFRQRIFNLAGNLRHKDFWVVNLEEASSSYGRRLIRLLTQASGTEATILFAKVLINRTDCAVMEELSDAVEQAKCESALQAFKFLFRSYLIAYRKHVRFIKPSRKRHHWDHLMTVVAKAPSSIRNEVLEEAHQAFAARLRINPKEQDKQKSLENEEVL is encoded by the exons ATGATCGTTGAGAAGGAGCACCCGCTGGACAACTGCCAGGTGTTCGTCCAACTGAGGAAATGCTTGCACGATTACGGGCAGAACGCCAAGAGCCTGAAGAGTCTCGTCTACTGGAGCG GCAACGATGAGCACATTGCGCAGATCTGCGATCTGGTGGCTGGAATACTGACGGAGCACGAGCTGGTCCGCCAGGAGCCACATGCCAAGCGACCCGACCAGCTGGTCACCCAGCCAAATGGGCCGGTTGCCATGAATCACCTGCGTGGACTACTCGTCTACCTGGTGTTGAATACGAGCAACGAGGCCGAGCCCCAGTGGAGCTCCCAGGTCATCCACTTGTGCCACCAGCTGCCGGCCATCCCACAGTTCCTGACCATTGCCATAGCCCTGCGGTGTGGCCTCCAGCAGCCGCTGGAGGAGTTCCTTGCCTGCGGACCCCGTTGGCTCACCACCCAGTACTTTGAGGCGTTCAATGAGACGCTATCGCACATTCATCCAGATCTCCTTGATGCTCTGCCTCTGGTCTTTGGCGTCCTCAAGGCAGCTGGCCGGGCCATTATCCATCATAATCTGCCCGAGGAGAACAAGAGGCTGCTGCGCCAGATGGCCAGCATGCTGCAGCGCCATCTCCTGGACTCCAACGAGCGGCTCAAGACATTGCCGCGAGCAGCCACGCGAAGGATTTACCTGGCCCAGGTCATGCAGCAGCTGCTGGAAGTCCTCCTGGAGACCCTGAGCAATCCGAAGGGACGCCAGAAGCCCAAGAGCTTCAGCATATATAGCCAAATGAGCGTGGACATCAGTGGCAGCTACTCAAACGATCCCATGGCAGACCTGCGCCTATATGGCCTTATCCTCCTGGACGCCCTGCAGCGTATTTTGCAGCTTATCAGCGTGGACACCTTCATGTACTGGCTGGAGATTCCATCGAAGCGCTTGCTCTACAGCTACCAGGAGCTAATCTGCAGCCAGACGGCCGAGTTGCTAAAGCTAGTCCAGCAGGATGAGGAACTCGGACAGCATTCGGTCTGCAAGCAGATGCAAAGCTTTGCCGAGGCAGCCAAAAGCTTTGAAGATTGCCTCGCGGAGCTGACACTTGGTGAGCTGTTGAACTTCCTCGACGGCGATCTGGGCGATGTAACCAATGAGCAGCTGCTCGCCGGGCTGGACAACCTCTTTGGCCGCTCCATAGCCTTTGGCAACGATGAATGCGTGGAGACAATGGGAAAACATCTACAGCTGCTCACCGCAAAGCACTCCGGATTGATTCTGGTGTTCTTAAGTCAGGTGGTGGAGGCCAAAATGGAGATCCCAGACGAGGGCATATCCATTACGGAAGTGAAGCAGGAGAGGGAGCACGAGGATGAGGAGAACGAGCAACCGATGTCTGTCAGCGGGgacgaagaggaggaggatgagTATGCCAGCCTGCTGAACCTAGTGCTGCGTCCCCTGTTTCAGCAGCTCCCTGTGCCGGATAAGATTCAGCTGCTGCAAACGCGCGATGAGCTCaaagtgactgatgggtttaAGTTCGAGGCTCCCGATCACCAGGAGCGTCGCATACGCTTCTTCAATCGCTTGGATGCCAACAAGACGTTCCCACTGGACGAGTTCCTGGGACTGTGCTATGAGAACGCCAAGCAGACGTGGCTGGATTTCGCACGGCTGGCCGTAACGCACCCTCGCTTCATGCTTCTTTTTTGGCGACTGGCTTGCCACAGTTGTCCCAAGCACGCCGCTTACAATATTTCCGGCTGTGCCAGGGAAATCTTGCTGGACGAGCAACTGCTGCTCAAGCCCAACGCCCTACGCTTCCTAAACTCTTTGTATGGTCACCTGCAGATCCTTAATGGCCTGCATATGGAATCGAGTGTGCTTTGCGTTGGCCTGAAAGACGGCGCGTGTCCCTACGAAAAGGAGACGCTGAAGCAGGCGCAGTGCAACTTCCTTGAGGCCTGTGCCGCCGGCCTGGCCAAGTTCAGTGAGCCCTTGAACTTCACCAGCCTGCAGCTCATCCTGCGCCTTCTGCTGGGGATCACAGTGGCCGAGAAGCAGATAAATGTCCAAGGGTTGAGACAGCTGCGCAAGATCAAGAAAGAGCAAGCCAAATCGGAGAACGGAGGAGATGCCCCGCTTGTCCAGGAGGCCAAGCGGTATATTGAGATGCACGCCTTTTTGCCCGAGTGGCGCCAGGAGAACTGGCCGCTAATCTCCCAGATAATGGTAGCCATCGATGCTTTGCGCTGGGACCTGACCAATTTCGAACAGATCCGCGTGGATACTTTGGGCCTGGCGGTCCGCTATTGGAGTCGGGGCCTTTCCCACCTCAAGATCTTGGGTGAGG AATTCCGACAGAGAATCTTCAATTTAGCTGGTAATTTGAGGCACAAGGACTTCTGGGTGGTCAACCTGGAGGAAGCCAGCTCCAGTTACGGCAGGCGGCTCATAAGATTGCTGACACAGGCCAGCGGAACGGAGGCCACCATACTCTTCGCCAAGGTCCTGATCAACCGCACTGATTGTGCGGTGATGGAGGAGTTAAGCGATGCAGTGGAGCAGGCCAAGTGCGAGTCGGCCTTGCAGGCCTTCAAGTTCCTTTTCCGCAGCTATTTAATCGCCTACCGAAAGCATGTCCGGTTCATCAAGCCGAGTAGGAAGCGCCATCACTGGGACCATTTGATGACCGTTGTGGCAAAAGCTCCCTCCTCAATTCGCAACGAAGTGCTGGAGGAGGCTCATCAGGCTTTCGCTGCGCGTTTGCGCATTAATCCTAAGGAGCAGGACAAACAGAAGTCCTTGGAGAACGAGGAGGTGCTGTAG
- the LOC108022997 gene encoding uncharacterized protein LOC108022997 isoform X2, with the protein MIVEKEHPLDNCQVFVQLRKCLHDYGQNAKSLKSLVYWSGNDEHIAQICDLVAGILTEHELVRQEPHAKRPDQLVTQPNGPVAMNHLRGLLVYLVLNTSNEAEPQWSSQVIHLCHQLPAIPQFLTIAIALRCGLQQPLEEFLACGPRWLTTQYFEAFNETLSHIHPDLLDALPLVFGVLKAAGRAIIHHNLPEENKRLLRQMASMLQRHLLDSNERLKTLPRAATRRIYLAQVMQQLLEVLLETLSNPKGRQKPKSFSIYSQMSVDISGSYSNDPMADLRLYGLILLDALQRILQLISVDTFMYWLEIPSKRLLYSYQELICSQTAELLKLVQQDEELGQHSVCKQMQSFAEAAKSFEDCLAELTLGELLNFLDGDLGDVTNEQLLAGLDNLFGRSIAFGNDECVETMGKHLQLLTAKHSGLILVFLSQVVEAKMEIPDEGISITEVKQEREHEDEENEQPMSVSGDEEEEDEYASLLNLVLRPLFQQLPVPDKIQLLQTRDELKVTDGFKFEAPDHQERRIRFFNRLDANKTFPLDEFLGLCYENAKQTWLDFARLAVTHPRFMLLFWRLACHSCPKHAAYNISGCAREILLDEQLLLKPNALRFLNSLYGHLQILNGLHMESSVLCVGLKDGACPYEKETLKQAQCNFLEACAAGLAKFSEPLNFTSLQLILRLLLGITVAEKQINVQGLRQLRKIKKEQAKSENGGDAPLVQEAKRYIEMHAFLPEWRQENWPLISQIMVAIDALRWDLTNFEQIRVDTLGLAVRYWSRGLSHLKILEFRQRIFNLAGNLRHKDFWVVNLEEASSSYGRRLIRLLTQASGTEATILFAKVLINRTDCAVMEELSDAVEQAKCESALQAFKFLFRSYLIAYRKHVRFIKPSRKRHHWDHLMTVVAKAPSSIRNEVLEEAHQAFAARLRINPKEQDKQKSLENEEVL; encoded by the exons ATGATCGTTGAGAAGGAGCACCCGCTGGACAACTGCCAGGTGTTCGTCCAACTGAGGAAATGCTTGCACGATTACGGGCAGAACGCCAAGAGCCTGAAGAGTCTCGTCTACTGGAGCG GCAACGATGAGCACATTGCGCAGATCTGCGATCTGGTGGCTGGAATACTGACGGAGCACGAGCTGGTCCGCCAGGAGCCACATGCCAAGCGACCCGACCAGCTGGTCACCCAGCCAAATGGGCCGGTTGCCATGAATCACCTGCGTGGACTACTCGTCTACCTGGTGTTGAATACGAGCAACGAGGCCGAGCCCCAGTGGAGCTCCCAGGTCATCCACTTGTGCCACCAGCTGCCGGCCATCCCACAGTTCCTGACCATTGCCATAGCCCTGCGGTGTGGCCTCCAGCAGCCGCTGGAGGAGTTCCTTGCCTGCGGACCCCGTTGGCTCACCACCCAGTACTTTGAGGCGTTCAATGAGACGCTATCGCACATTCATCCAGATCTCCTTGATGCTCTGCCTCTGGTCTTTGGCGTCCTCAAGGCAGCTGGCCGGGCCATTATCCATCATAATCTGCCCGAGGAGAACAAGAGGCTGCTGCGCCAGATGGCCAGCATGCTGCAGCGCCATCTCCTGGACTCCAACGAGCGGCTCAAGACATTGCCGCGAGCAGCCACGCGAAGGATTTACCTGGCCCAGGTCATGCAGCAGCTGCTGGAAGTCCTCCTGGAGACCCTGAGCAATCCGAAGGGACGCCAGAAGCCCAAGAGCTTCAGCATATATAGCCAAATGAGCGTGGACATCAGTGGCAGCTACTCAAACGATCCCATGGCAGACCTGCGCCTATATGGCCTTATCCTCCTGGACGCCCTGCAGCGTATTTTGCAGCTTATCAGCGTGGACACCTTCATGTACTGGCTGGAGATTCCATCGAAGCGCTTGCTCTACAGCTACCAGGAGCTAATCTGCAGCCAGACGGCCGAGTTGCTAAAGCTAGTCCAGCAGGATGAGGAACTCGGACAGCATTCGGTCTGCAAGCAGATGCAAAGCTTTGCCGAGGCAGCCAAAAGCTTTGAAGATTGCCTCGCGGAGCTGACACTTGGTGAGCTGTTGAACTTCCTCGACGGCGATCTGGGCGATGTAACCAATGAGCAGCTGCTCGCCGGGCTGGACAACCTCTTTGGCCGCTCCATAGCCTTTGGCAACGATGAATGCGTGGAGACAATGGGAAAACATCTACAGCTGCTCACCGCAAAGCACTCCGGATTGATTCTGGTGTTCTTAAGTCAGGTGGTGGAGGCCAAAATGGAGATCCCAGACGAGGGCATATCCATTACGGAAGTGAAGCAGGAGAGGGAGCACGAGGATGAGGAGAACGAGCAACCGATGTCTGTCAGCGGGgacgaagaggaggaggatgagTATGCCAGCCTGCTGAACCTAGTGCTGCGTCCCCTGTTTCAGCAGCTCCCTGTGCCGGATAAGATTCAGCTGCTGCAAACGCGCGATGAGCTCaaagtgactgatgggtttaAGTTCGAGGCTCCCGATCACCAGGAGCGTCGCATACGCTTCTTCAATCGCTTGGATGCCAACAAGACGTTCCCACTGGACGAGTTCCTGGGACTGTGCTATGAGAACGCCAAGCAGACGTGGCTGGATTTCGCACGGCTGGCCGTAACGCACCCTCGCTTCATGCTTCTTTTTTGGCGACTGGCTTGCCACAGTTGTCCCAAGCACGCCGCTTACAATATTTCCGGCTGTGCCAGGGAAATCTTGCTGGACGAGCAACTGCTGCTCAAGCCCAACGCCCTACGCTTCCTAAACTCTTTGTATGGTCACCTGCAGATCCTTAATGGCCTGCATATGGAATCGAGTGTGCTTTGCGTTGGCCTGAAAGACGGCGCGTGTCCCTACGAAAAGGAGACGCTGAAGCAGGCGCAGTGCAACTTCCTTGAGGCCTGTGCCGCCGGCCTGGCCAAGTTCAGTGAGCCCTTGAACTTCACCAGCCTGCAGCTCATCCTGCGCCTTCTGCTGGGGATCACAGTGGCCGAGAAGCAGATAAATGTCCAAGGGTTGAGACAGCTGCGCAAGATCAAGAAAGAGCAAGCCAAATCGGAGAACGGAGGAGATGCCCCGCTTGTCCAGGAGGCCAAGCGGTATATTGAGATGCACGCCTTTTTGCCCGAGTGGCGCCAGGAGAACTGGCCGCTAATCTCCCAGATAATGGTAGCCATCGATGCTTTGCGCTGGGACCTGACCAATTTCGAACAGATCCGCGTGGATACTTTGGGCCTGGCGGTCCGCTATTGGAGTCGGGGCCTTTCCCACCTCAAGATCTTGG AATTCCGACAGAGAATCTTCAATTTAGCTGGTAATTTGAGGCACAAGGACTTCTGGGTGGTCAACCTGGAGGAAGCCAGCTCCAGTTACGGCAGGCGGCTCATAAGATTGCTGACACAGGCCAGCGGAACGGAGGCCACCATACTCTTCGCCAAGGTCCTGATCAACCGCACTGATTGTGCGGTGATGGAGGAGTTAAGCGATGCAGTGGAGCAGGCCAAGTGCGAGTCGGCCTTGCAGGCCTTCAAGTTCCTTTTCCGCAGCTATTTAATCGCCTACCGAAAGCATGTCCGGTTCATCAAGCCGAGTAGGAAGCGCCATCACTGGGACCATTTGATGACCGTTGTGGCAAAAGCTCCCTCCTCAATTCGCAACGAAGTGCTGGAGGAGGCTCATCAGGCTTTCGCTGCGCGTTTGCGCATTAATCCTAAGGAGCAGGACAAACAGAAGTCCTTGGAGAACGAGGAGGTGCTGTAG
- the LOC108022124 gene encoding C-type lectin 37Da-like, with product MVIKYFVLSAVLGLLCLVGGYQVVPTIEDGIPDRLNFTTGPFVKIGHGYYYIEINALKNWFDASESCHRRGAKLVSFETTQEWDLINRYLLKNHIYDIYWTAGADLAHQGKHDWFSTGDPVTLKIWYPGEPNNWGGNEHCDELGFRGDSNNYNVLNDRPCETTRRYICERSYPKTASFIIW from the exons ATGGTCATTAAATACTTTGTACTAAGTGCTGTCCTAGGCCTACTTTGCCTCGTCGGAGGCTATCAGGTAGTGCCGACTATTGAGGATG GCATACCAGATCGTCTGAATTTTACCACAGGACCTTTCGTAAAGATCGGCCATGGCTATTACTACATTGAAATCAATGCACTAAAGAACTGGTTTGATGCATCGGAGTCCTGTCATCGACGGGGCGCCAAGCTTGTATCCTTTGAAACCACTCAAGAATGGGATCTTATTAATCGGTACCTGTTAAAGAACCACATATATGATATATACTGGACCGCGGGTGCGGACTTGGCGCATCAGGGAAAACACGATTGGTTCTCAACTGGCGACCCtgtaactttaaaaatttggtaCCCGGGGGAGCCAAATAATTGGGGAGGAAATGAGCATTGTGACGAATTGGGATTCCGCGGGGATTCAAACAATTACAACGTCTTAAACGACAGACCCTGCGAGACTACCAGGCGGTACATATGCGAAAGGTCTTATCCCAAGACAGCCTCCTTTATCATATGGTGA
- the LOC108022456 gene encoding esterase B1 — MLRSGRLMFARCHSSMKVKVPVKQGVVVGRQKKLASGLEYNSFLGVPYAEPPVGELRFQSPRPLERFREKELDCSKEGYVSHQRDPFTLEVAGSENCLFLNVYAPQVKDPGSPLPVMVWIHGGGFFFGNGNSDFHFPGKLMEQKVIVVTLNYRLGALGFLSLPEEGIHGNMGLKDQRLALQWVQENIASFNGDPNNVTLFGESAGGASVHLHTYARHANLLFHKAIMQSGTANMEWVFQTEAAAKTRRLAELLGGGDFGGDTKALLAFLQQASPTAILANTLKVLTPDERRRCLPFAFKPVVEDLSSPDSFLDQNIMELMLKKEALGGMPVIMGYNSAEGLSIVFKAKQKLEAYEDDLARMVPRNLVVDPQAPEAQKAATDIRAFFFNGQRLSKENMDNLVDLFSDYHFSMDLQHAAEIHASCQTQSPLYFYRLDYVGGRNMYKKIFQNEELRGVAHADDICYLFQMAGDESEMREDDLLVTERLCRMWANFARCGKPSESWKPVQKTQEGKPFQLDCLLIDRELKMCANPDGERMDFWRSMYRRYRSKCYGALRAKL; from the exons ATGCTCCGTTCGGGGAGACTAATGTTCGCCAGGTGCCATAGCAGCATGAAG GTGAAAGTGCCAGTGAAACAGGGTGTTGTGGTGGGTCGGCAGAAAAAACTGGCCAGTGGACTGGAGTACAACAGTTTCCTGGGAGTTCCCTATGCAGAGCCGCCGGTGGGAGAGCTGCGTTTCCAG AGCCCCCGACCACTGGAACGCTTCCGGGAGAAGGAACTGGACTGCAGCAAGGAGGGCTATGTGTCCCACCAGCGCGATCCCTTCACCTTGGAGGTGGCCGGCTCCGAGAACTGCCTGTTCCTTAACGTCTATGCACCCCAGGTCAAGGATCCGGGGTCTCCGCTGCCCGTCATGGTCTGGATTCACGGAGGCGGCTTCTTCTTCGGGAATGGCAACAGTGACTT CCACTTTCCCGGCAAGCTCATGGAGCAGAAGGTCATTGTGGTCACCCTGAACTACCGACTGGGAGCCCTCGGCTTCCTTAGTTTGCCCGAGGAGGGCATCCACGGCAACATGGGCCTCAAGGATCAGCGCCTGGCCCTCCAGTGGGTGCAGGAGAACATAGCCAGCTTCAATGGCGATCCCAATAACGTAACCCTCTTCGGAGAGAGTGCAGGCGGTGCTTCAGTGCATCTGCACACCTATGCCCGCCATGCCAACCTGCTGTTTCACAAGGCCATAATGCAGAGTGGAACGGCCAACATGGAGTGGGTCTTCCAAACCGAGGCCGCAGCCAAGACCCGGCGTCTGGCGGAGCTGCTGGGTGGCGGTGACTTTGGTGGCGATACCAAAGCCCTCTTGGCCTTCCTGCAGCAGGCGAGTCCCACTGCCATTTTGGCCAACACATTGAAGGTCCTAACGCCCGATGAGCGGCGACGCTGCCTGCCGTTTGCCTTTAAGCCAGTCGTGGAGGATCTTAGCAGCCCGGACAGCTTCCTCGACCAGAACATCATGGAGCTGATGCTCAAAAAGGAAGCCCTGGGTGGGATGCCCGTGATCATGGGCTACAATTCAGCCGAGGGACTGTCCATTGTGTTCAAAGCGAAGCAGAAGCTGGAGGCCTACGAGGATGACTTGGCTAGGATGGTGCCCCGCAACCTGGTAGTGGACCCTCAGGCCCCCGAGGCGCAGAAGGCTGCCACCGACATTCGCGCCTTCTTCTTCAACGGCCAACGGCTGTCCAAGGAGAACATGGATAACCTGGTGGACCTGTTCTCCGACTACCACTTCAGCATGGATCTGCAGCACGCCGCCGAGATCCACGCCAGCTGCCAGACGCAGTCTCCGCTGTACTTCTATCGCCTGGACTACGTTGGTGGTCGCAATATGTACAAGAAAATCTTCCAGAACGAGGAACTCCGTGGAGTGGCCCATGCCGATGACATATGCTATCTGTTCCAGATGGCGGGTGACGAGTCCGAGATGAGGGAGGATGACCTGCTGGTCACGGAGCGATTGTGTAGGATGTGGGCGAATTTCGCGCGCTGTGGAAAGCCATCGGAAAGTTGGAAGCCCGTCCAAAAGACGCAGGAGGGCAAGCCCTTCCAGTTGGACTGCCTACTTATCGATCGGGAGCTGAAGATGTGCGCCAATCCGGATGGCGAACGGATGGACTTTTGGCGGAGTATGTACCGGAGATACAGGAGCAAGTGCTACGGGGCTCTGAGAGCCAAACTATAG